One genomic window of Calditerrivibrio sp. includes the following:
- a CDS encoding monovalent cation/H+ antiporter subunit D family protein → MDINLNLPALVVVVPLLSSMLVVLVGMLNRKVVSFLYQIVSVLTFLFSLKLLIRVYEEGPIRYFFGNWTAPIGIEYYVDYLNAFCVFVVAIVFVVTSIYFPKSVQKEIPEEKEHIFYAVTMLFVTGLLGITITGDLFNIYVFTEIASITAYALIAIAGKKESYKAGFNYLILGTIGASFFVLGVGYLYMATGTLNLLDMKVRLIPMYNSKIVLVGAAFIIVGLSMKMALFPLHSWLPGAYTYSPSTISAIMSATSTKVMAYVLVRFLYSVFTTRFDVEVLPIQDTLFYISLVAIVVGSFLAIGQENIKMMLAYSSVGQIGYIVMGATMHSGTGIIGSIFHFFSHAIVKGGSFLVVGLIFYALNTTRISDLRGLYKRMPLTSYAFLIFALGMIGVPATTGFVSKWYLIVAAFESNKIVAVAVVLVSSLLTAIYFWRVVDIIFFKKAIVDDKIKEPLSMVIPTYILGAITIVLGVYPYPVVEYLTKASNLLMELVK, encoded by the coding sequence ATGGATATTAATCTAAATTTACCTGCCCTTGTGGTTGTGGTACCGCTTTTAAGTTCGATGCTGGTTGTATTGGTAGGGATGTTAAATAGAAAGGTTGTTTCGTTTTTATACCAGATAGTATCTGTCTTGACATTTCTGTTCTCTTTAAAATTACTGATAAGGGTTTATGAAGAGGGACCTATTAGATACTTTTTTGGTAACTGGACTGCTCCAATAGGAATTGAATATTATGTAGACTACTTAAATGCATTCTGTGTGTTCGTTGTTGCAATAGTTTTTGTGGTAACAAGTATCTATTTTCCAAAGTCTGTCCAAAAGGAGATCCCTGAGGAGAAGGAACATATCTTTTATGCAGTTACGATGCTATTTGTAACAGGGCTTCTTGGTATTACGATAACAGGGGACCTTTTTAATATATATGTTTTTACTGAGATAGCATCTATCACGGCATATGCATTGATAGCTATTGCAGGGAAAAAAGAGTCCTACAAGGCAGGGTTTAACTATCTAATATTAGGGACGATAGGGGCTTCGTTTTTCGTGTTGGGGGTAGGATATCTCTACATGGCAACTGGTACACTTAATTTGCTGGACATGAAAGTAAGGCTTATTCCAATGTACAATTCTAAGATCGTTCTGGTAGGTGCTGCCTTTATCATTGTAGGACTAAGTATGAAGATGGCTTTATTTCCTCTTCACAGTTGGTTACCTGGTGCATATACCTATTCACCATCTACGATAAGTGCTATTATGTCGGCCACAAGTACAAAAGTGATGGCTTATGTACTGGTGAGATTTTTATACTCGGTATTTACCACCAGGTTTGATGTGGAGGTTCTTCCGATACAGGATACTCTCTTTTATATATCGCTAGTGGCTATTGTTGTGGGTTCATTTCTTGCAATTGGACAGGAAAATATCAAGATGATGCTTGCATATTCTTCAGTTGGGCAGATAGGCTACATCGTAATGGGTGCAACAATGCATTCAGGCACTGGGATCATAGGCTCAATATTTCATTTTTTTAGTCATGCAATTGTAAAAGGCGGCTCCTTTTTAGTAGTGGGTCTTATTTTTTATGCCCTAAATACTACCAGGATAAGTGATTTGAGGGGGCTTTACAAGAGGATGCCTTTGACATCCTATGCATTTTTGATATTTGCTTTGGGGATGATAGGTGTACCAGCTACTACTGGGTTTGTGAGCAAATGGTATCTTATAGTGGCAGCATTTGAAAGTAACAAGATTGTTGCCGTAGCTGTTGTGCTTGTTAGCTCATTGCTTACCGCTATCTATTTTTGGAGGGTTGTTGATATAATCTTTTTTAAGAAAGCTATTGTAGATGATAAAATTAAGGAGCCCCTCAGTATGGTTATCCCTACCTATATCTTGGGTGCTATTACAATTGTTTTGGGGGTTTATCCTTATCCGGTGGTGGAATATCTTACTAAGGCATCTAACTTGTTGATGGAGCTTGTGAAATGA
- a CDS encoding cation:proton antiporter subunit C has protein sequence MIIDFIVYKYNYLVAIILMLIGLYTTIINGNLFKKVIGLNILSTSIILFYISISKVKDGSAPIYADNVIRYDNPLPHVLMLTAIVVGVAVTAVALSLIIKINEHYKTIEEDEIVEIEQKEGGNS, from the coding sequence ATGATAATTGACTTTATTGTATACAAGTATAACTACCTTGTAGCCATTATTTTGATGTTAATTGGTCTTTATACTACTATTATAAATGGGAACCTTTTTAAAAAAGTGATTGGTTTGAATATATTATCCACCTCTATAATTCTCTTTTACATCTCAATTTCAAAAGTAAAGGATGGATCAGCTCCTATATATGCTGATAACGTTATAAGATATGACAATCCATTACCCCATGTTCTGATGCTTACAGCAATAGTTGTGGGAGTGGCAGTAACAGCGGTGGCCCTTTCACTTATAATAAAAATTAATGAGCACTATAAAACCATAGAAGAGGATGAAATAGTCGAGATTGAACAAAAAGAAGGTGGCAATAGTTGA
- a CDS encoding Na(+)/H(+) antiporter subunit B: MKKHIILRMATRIMVPFILMFSLYVLAHGELSPGGGFQGGVIFAAGWILYAMVYGVEELYKKISRKAIIAMTAIGVMIYTAVGFITMLNGGTFLEYGKIPGFDLRSGNSMGLLLIEIGVFITVSSVMMLLFLEVGNKDDN; this comes from the coding sequence ATGAAGAAACACATCATTTTGAGAATGGCTACCAGGATAATGGTACCATTTATTTTGATGTTTTCGCTCTACGTTCTGGCTCATGGGGAGCTTAGTCCTGGCGGTGGTTTCCAGGGTGGGGTTATCTTTGCTGCAGGTTGGATTTTGTATGCTATGGTCTATGGGGTTGAAGAATTGTATAAAAAGATTAGTAGGAAGGCGATTATTGCAATGACTGCCATAGGGGTCATGATTTATACTGCTGTAGGATTTATTACAATGCTAAACGGTGGAACATTTTTAGAATACGGTAAAATACCAGGTTTTGACTTAAGAAGTGGTAATTCGATGGGTCTATTACTGATTGAGATAGGTGTGTTTATAACGGTATCCAGTGTCATGATGTTGCTATTTTTAGAGGTGGGGAATAAGGATGATAATTGA